From the genome of Scylla paramamosain isolate STU-SP2022 chromosome 37, ASM3559412v1, whole genome shotgun sequence:
CACGCCAGCCCTGGCGcgcaccaccttcaccaccagcaCGGGCGTCGCCGCGCACAGCGCCCGCAGGTTCATGGCCTTCAAGCAggcatctttctcctttcccttctgagCAAGGCACTTCCGCGCCTGTTCATTAAAGTACTGGGAAAAACAGACCCTTCCCCTTGAGCCAGTTCTCGAAGTCATCACTGAAGGTGCAGGAGAAAACCTCCGCCAAGTATCGCTGAATGCACGCCTCGTCTTTGAAACACTCGGTCTTCTCGATGAGCCACAGGGGCTCAAACACCGCCACCGAGTCCTCAATTTTGGAGAGCAGGTCAGTGAGCAGCGTGGAGCCGCTGCGAGGCATGGAgctcaccaccagcaccacgagGGGCCCCATGGGAGACCCGCTGGTGATCGACAGTTCCTTCTCCGTCAGCGCCTCTCCCTGAATGTCCCGGAGTGCAAGTGGCGCCCACCCCTCCGCGTCGCAGTCTGTCGGAAACGAGGCTCAGCAAGTCTTACCTTGACCATTCCTTGTGGTGCTGCCTCCCCGCCACTCACTATCCGCCTTGTCCTCAATCCTGACACTGCccctgcacgcacgcacgcacacacacacacacacacacacacacacacacacacacacacacacacaccagagtcTCCCCGCCCCACGCAGTGCTGGCTTACTCTGCtgctccacacacacccaggctACCTCCTGAACCTGCCCTGCCCAGCTGCTCCGCCACATGCAGCACGCAGCACGGCCCGCAGCAGCACCGGGGCAGCGTCACATTGTTACACCCACACCTGCCCTCCAGTCACGCTCACCACGTGTGGTCAATCTTCGCGAGCATTTCCAATCACGCATGACTCACTGCGGACTACAGAAAACATGACTGCAATAaatgacgcaaaaaaaaaaaaaaaaaaaaaaaaaacgatacataaagaaatacaaagaactGAAAaggtcaataaaaataaaaaaggaccgaaacaaagaaaacaaaaacataaaacaaagaaacaataaaaataactcaCGTAAACAACACACAAgaaatataccaaaaaaaaaatattacactaaaacaaacaaacaaacaaacaaatgctcAAGGGAGGGATCAGTTGTAAATGTACTTGTATTCCTGTCTAATTAGCGGCAGGTGCATGTcactacctctccttccctatGCACAGGTGAGGGGGCGCTAAcccagtgtggtggtggtggtggtggttacacgTAAGCTGAATTAGTGGTGATGagaaggtgtggtggtgagtgattaTGGTGAgagcaggtgtggtggtgaggtgagcgagaagggaaacaggaaatgtggtggtagtggtggtggtggtggtggtagtggtggacaGGTGTACAAAGAATGGAAAGATATATTCAAAAGTTTTAATTACTGATGAAGTTGAGCTTAATTAGAAGACATATCGGTGTAGACGCAGGTGTCTGGTGcgaatatactctctctctctctctctctctctctctctctctctctctctctctctctctctctctctctctctctctctctctctgaagaatctCGGCTTTGTTCGAACATCGAACAACATGACCTCTCAGCTTTCTTTGGGAATTGGTGATCACGAATCCAGCACGTGATCTACAAGACagtggtcacacacacacacacacacacacacaacccgtGGTGCCTCCTGGCGGTCCAATTACCAAGCAGACCCAGCACATCAGCATAGGTGTAGGCGCGGTGGTCTCCACCATCAGGAGGCGGCGGTGTGCGGTGACGACGAGGACGAGGTGGCGAATGGGCGGGAGGGACTGGCGCATCTAGGTGGCGTTGAGTATGAGTGGCAGGGAGGTGTTCCTGGCTGACGCCTCCGACCCGAAGGTGGCGTGCCCCATGTGGCGGATGGCGCGCTGGCACGCGGGCTCAGCCTCGATGGCCATGAGCTGCTTCTCCTTTATCTTGAAGCGCCACGCCTGGAACTCCTCCGAGCTGTTCTTGAAGGTGGTCATGGTGCCCTTCTTGCTGGTGCCGCTGAGCAGGTGCTGCTGCACGTAGGCGGTGACGGCGGCGGGCAGCGTGGCGTTGTCCAGCAGGAAGCGGAACATGTCCTTGGTGACCTCCGTGGGGTGCAGGCACAGCCGCTCGTAGTGCACCTGCAGCACCTTGTCGGGGAACGCCTGCCGCATCCTCTCGTACGTCAGCAGGTCGTCCTCGAGCTCCGCGCACCGCGAGGGGGGGTTGCTGTCCCACCCGAAGGTGGCGATGGACCTGAGGGAGGCCCGCGGGTCCCGCGTCAGCTGCAGCACCTTCAGGTTGATGAGCGAGTCCTCGAGCATGTTGTGCAGCCACGCCATCCTGGCGcgcaccaccttcaccactaccacggACGTCGCCGCGCACAGCGCCCGCAGGTTCATGGCCTTCAAGCAggcatctttctcctttcccttctgagCAAGGCACTTCCGCGCCTGTTCATTAAAGTACTGGAAAAACAGACCCTTCCCCTTGAGCCAGTTCTCGAAGTCATCACTGAAGGTGCAGGAGAAAATCTCCCCCAAGTATCGCTGAATGCACGCCTCGTCTTTGAAACACTCGGTCTTCTCGATGAGCCACAGCGGCTCAAACACCGCCACGGAGTCCTGGATCTTGCCGAGCAGGTCAGTGAGCAGCGTGGAGCCGCTGCGAGGCATGGAGCTCAGCAACAGCACCACGAGGGGCCCAGCGGCAGGCCCTCTGTCGTTTGATGGTTCCTCCCCCGTCAGCGTCTCTCCCTGAGTGTGGGCGTCCAAGAGTGGGTGCGGCGTCCGGCCTGCTGCCTTGCTGTCTGTCAGAAACGAGGCTCAGCAAATCTTACCTTCACCTGCTTGTCATGCCATGACCTTGTCCTCCACCATTAGGTTAACACCCTACTGTCcctctactcttccttccacacacacacacacacacacacacaaacacacacacacacacacacacacacacacacacaactcgtGGTGCTTCCTGGCGGTCCAATTACCAAGGAGACCCAGCGCTGATTAACCTCGCTGATTGGAAGAAAAGGGCTGGATTCAATGTGCCATGACAGCACACATCAATCTGCCATGACAACACACACTAAGCAGACAACGACAACAAGCAAAGGCATCACGTCACACAGCTGACACCACACAAGCTTGGCGCCTGATGATCACCTAGTGAAAAATTAAAGCGATTAGACGCAAAGGTCTTGATGTCACGTGACTGACTAAAGCATGGTGAGTTACCAAGCTAAGACTACAAGCGGCGAGACGGAACGATACTAAACGAAGTGATAAATAACTACGAAAAGAATAGGGAAAGGTGGATGAAGgaactgaaataagaaaaaaaaactaaactaggTACAGACAGACGAACGAAGAATTAAGTATGAAAAGAGTATGATGGTGAGTTGTAcaaaactggtggtggtggtggcggcggcggtggtggtggtggcggtgcagcTGGTGTCATCACGGATACTAAAGGTGCATGATCGCTCTCTGGCAAcctgctaacctaacctaacgtagcaggaacccaacccaacctaacctaacgcagcagaaacccaacctaacctaaccctacgtCTTTCAAGCATTCCCAAGGCGTGCTGTTCCGTGAGCCTTTAACTTTGTTCCttcgttgtccttggccagtccctcttacataaaaaaagggaaaaaaataaaaagaaaatggagaacacAGCATTGATGGATATGCCAAAGTATAATCATTAAAACTTCACCTCTTCCAAGCAAGACTAATGGTAATACCTGATTTGTGGGAATGACATGTGCCGACAGGTGTGATGGCCAGGTGCAGGTGGACGGGGCGAGCGAGCAGTGAGGTAGGTGGTCAGGTGCGCGTTAAAAAGCGGCCATATATACTTAGATACATCTTAATCACCGGAGTTGAAATAAATTGAGGCgaggaacaggtgtgtgtgtgtgtgcgcaggtgTGCAGTGTGAATATGTATAAAATGATATAATCATTGATGAGGTTTTCTcgttctagtctctctctctctctctctctctctctctctctctctctctctctctctctctctctgaagcaggACATGTCAAGCAGCTTAGTACAAGGAGAGGAGTTGCGTTATGATTGTGAGATTGTgtcagttgtgtgtgtgagagggagggagggagggagggaggggaaaatcTACGAGTCTGCAAGTTTGTTAAGGcaggggaaggaatgaggtaACAACTAATGAGGAAATGATGGCAACACACAGAAGTGACACAGGGTTACATAGATACACAGGTCACAACacaccttgcggtcctcacgaggtgacctgaccaaAGACCTAGCAAAGTGATAgcggaagaaaaagacaacaaaacagaaGGCTCCctccacacccttcactccctctgcCATTACCCGTACAGGAAACAGGTGGGAAGCAAATACCTTACAGGGTTGAAGAAACAAATCCGAAAGAAATtttaaatgaaagaaggaaaattgataaaaatgaGATACATGCAAGCAGGAGCAAGGAAACCAATCTCTAGGAAATAATGACTGCTGGAAATTAGAGGGAAACTATTTATCAAGATGGCTTTTAAATGTCTCTATGGTGGTGCAGTTCGTTCACGTCTCGGTTTAATTAATTCCATAGCTTCAAGACTCGACTGCAAATAAATTCCTTGGTTCGTcagttaaaaagtaaataaataaataaaataaaataaacaaataaataaaatatcaacaGTTCTGCAGGTGTAAGCATCTGGAGGAAAAGTTTGTGCGTGTGACCGCCTGGTGAGAGAAAGCAGGAAATGCGCTCACTGTTTATGTGTGGGTGAGACGAGGGATGAGTCACCAGGTGTGCGGCAGGTGTGTTGTCTCTACCTGCTCACTCCCGTACACTAATTACTCCTGCTTCACCTTTTTCCTGTTCTGGGCAGCGGAAATGGTAAGCGAAAAGCAGAGAACATGCCTGATTagatattttccttgttcaaATACATgactttattttcacttttcctgtTCTGGGCAGCGGAAACGAAGATGATGCAAGCGGAAAGCAGCTAACATGCCTCCTTAGatactttcctttcccctttcctgttCCGGGCAGCGGGAATCGAGCAGGGGAGGAAAAGCGGAAAGCAGAGAAAGCAGAGGTCATACCTGCTTAGAtgctttccccttccttcaatGCGTGACTTTCTGAACGTAATAAGCTGCGTAAATTGAACCTTTTAATCGTTActacttcctttcatctttatttgtCATCccagtgaaagaaaattataaaaaccaCGATGAGTTTTgaatctctccctttctccctccctctctcttatcttaAACATCACGTACATTGAAAGGAAGATTCCATTATTTACCAACAGGGAGGTCTGGTCTTGAGCTGAAAACGATCACTACCCCTTGTCATCCATCCGAAAGCTGCTCCACGGGACGGCTTTGTGAACGAGGGAGTCACTACACTGCCACTATCAGCCAGCCAAACCTCCCTAGTCACTGTTGGGCACCGTCACTATCAAGCAATCCTACTGCCCTTATCAATGAATTACACAGAATGACACTTCCACTCCAAGGCACTGTCACTGTCAAGCATttctagaagtagtagtagtagtagtagtagtagtagtagcagcagcaaaacACCACTGGCACATCTTTTACGAAATCCTACACTCTATCTGGACTTATCATGAGAAGGACAAGAGCCCAGGCCAGGTGAGGACGCAGCAATGACAGCAGGGTACATGAAGCAGGTGTGTGTCTCCCAGGGGTGGGTGAGGCGAGGGAGTGGTCAATGACGGCCGAAAGTAAGGGAGTGACACCGCagtaagatgatgatgatggtgataatggtgatgaagatggtgatggaggagaaggaggtgcaggaaaaggaagagaaggagaaaatgatgatgaaaataagggtaaaaatatataagaagggggaagagcgtgtgggaaggaggaggggagtgtaCACGCCTAATGCTCACGTGAATAGTGTAGTCAACAAGTGCTAGTTTATTGTTCTGCCacctgtgccttcacctgcgcgGGTTTGCGGGGTAAGAGAGTAATATGCTGCCTGACCTCCAGTGCATTTGTGTCGCGAGGCTGTCACACCCACCCACGCCTCTCACTTGTTGCATCTCACCTCCAACTGTTCAGGCCTGCGTACCTGTCTCTTAATTACATGTGTGGTCTTGTTGTTACctaggtggtggtggatagGACAGGTGTTGTTACGAAAgatgtgctactactactactactactactactactactactactactaatactgctggtgctgctgctgctactactactactactactactactactactactacttctgctacccTGCATGAATgttgaaaaaagaggaaattggAGGAAATGACATAATTATGTGATTTCTTATCAGtatatatacagacacacacacgcaaacacacacacgcaaacacacacacacacatacacacacacacacacacacacacacacacacacacacacacacacacacatggaatcTTAAAACTACCGATGGGAAAGTGAATGTAGAGAGTGACGTGTTAAGTGTAATGATGTTGGAGAATATAGTGAAAATTAACAACacttcctgacacacacacacacacacacacacacacacacacacatgggaaaaaataaataaaatcgacccaaaggaagggaaaaaaataaataaaaaaataaaataaacaaaaatataacggTGACTGACACACGTCCCAAGGaaacgaaaataagaataaataaatgaataaataagtaaataaagagaagaatgtTTCCGCTGCTttagagggaaataaaaaaaaatcgtttaaaATTCCCATAAAGATGAAAAGTGAAGTTCCTGAtccaaattaataataaaaaaaattccactgCGAAATTGAATCACTGTCAGCTTTTGAAAACGTATCGAAAaaccacaaaaagaaaaaaaaagaataagaattgcgcagggaaaaaagacagacagacagacagacagacagacagacagacagacagacagacggacagacagacggacggttGGAGAGATACAGCGCAGAATACCACACACAtaatcacagaaaaaaatataaataaataaagaaaa
Proteins encoded in this window:
- the LOC135091312 gene encoding carbohydrate sulfotransferase 3-like isoform X1, translated to MVARGSFAYRRRLWAAIMGVMFLLFGYTGVLLSRCPYNIAYSKAAGRTPHPLLDAHTQGETLTGEEPSNDRGPAAGPLVVLLLSSMPRSGSTLLTDLLGKIQDSVAVFEPLWLIEKTECFKDEACIQRYLGEIFSCTFSDDFENWLKGKGLFFQYFNEQARKCLAQKGKEKDACLKAMNLRALCAATSVVVVKVVRARMAWLHNMLEDSLINLKVLQLTRDPRASLRSIATFGWDSNPPSRCAELEDDLLTYERMRQAFPDKVLQVHYERLCLHPTEVTKDMFRFLLDNATLPAAVTAYVQQHLLSGTSKKGTMTTFKNSSEEFQAWRFKIKEKQLMAIEAEPACQRAIRHMGHATFGSEASARNTSLPLILNAT
- the LOC135091312 gene encoding carbohydrate sulfotransferase 3-like isoform X2, whose protein sequence is MPLQHRLKAAGRTPHPLLDAHTQGETLTGEEPSNDRGPAAGPLVVLLLSSMPRSGSTLLTDLLGKIQDSVAVFEPLWLIEKTECFKDEACIQRYLGEIFSCTFSDDFENWLKGKGLFFQYFNEQARKCLAQKGKEKDACLKAMNLRALCAATSVVVVKVVRARMAWLHNMLEDSLINLKVLQLTRDPRASLRSIATFGWDSNPPSRCAELEDDLLTYERMRQAFPDKVLQVHYERLCLHPTEVTKDMFRFLLDNATLPAAVTAYVQQHLLSGTSKKGTMTTFKNSSEEFQAWRFKIKEKQLMAIEAEPACQRAIRHMGHATFGSEASARNTSLPLILNAT